The following proteins are co-located in the Polymorphospora rubra genome:
- the topA gene encoding type I DNA topoisomerase, with the protein MPSNDRSNRLVIVESPAKAKTISGYLGPGYVVEASLGHVRDLPRNAADVPARFKKEPWARLGVDVDNGFTALYVVSADRRQQIAKLTKLAKEVDEVFLATDEDREGEAIAWHLVETLKPKVPVKRMVFHEITKPAIQAAVANPREIDRHLVDAQEARRILDRLYGYEVSPVLWKKVMPRLSAGRVQSVATRIVVERERQRMAFRTAEYWDILATLAVDAKDVGEGPRTFHATLVALGGDRIATGKDFEATTGRVKPGASVVHLDGDGARGLAARLDGRPFTVTRVEEKPYRRRPYAPFITSTLQQEAARKLRFSSQQTMRTAQRLYENGYITYMRTDSVNLSETAIIAARRQITELYGAGSVPPEPRRYTGKVKNAQEAHEAIRPAGDNFRTPGEVANELSAEENKLYELIWRRTIASQMTDAVGMSVSVRIRAVSTAGEEADFGATGKTITEPGFLKAYVESSDDESAEAEDAERRLPKLAKDQPLTADELAPTGHHTSPPSRYTEASLVKALEELGIGRPSTYASIMQTIQDRGYVVKRGQALIPSFLAFAVVGLLERHYPRLVDYNFTAAMENQLDEIAGGDSAAVDFLTSFYFGSEVAGDDSIARAGGLKRLVTENLSEIDARSVNSIPLFRDDEGRDVVVRVGRYGPYLQRALPGAEAAPAAEGEGGEGPAGDRTSIPEGVAPDELTPEKVNELFLGGGGERKLGEHPDTGEPIVLKSGRFGPYVSSGDRNASLFKSQSPESLTLAEALRLLSLPRLVGKDPEGAEIFAATGRYGPYVKRGEDFRSLDSDDKIFTVALDEALALLAAPKTRQRRAAAPPLREMGVDPLTDKPLVIKDGRFGPYVTDGETNASLRRGQTPEALTIEQASEMLSEKRAKGPAPKKTTAKKAAPKKATADGGTPAKKAAPRKAAKKATAKKAAPAKKAAPRKASTGQPATE; encoded by the coding sequence GTGCCGAGTAACGACAGGAGCAACCGTCTGGTCATCGTCGAGTCCCCGGCGAAGGCCAAGACGATCTCGGGCTACCTGGGCCCGGGGTATGTCGTCGAGGCCAGCCTGGGCCACGTCCGTGACCTGCCCCGCAACGCCGCCGACGTGCCCGCCAGGTTCAAGAAGGAGCCGTGGGCGCGGCTCGGCGTCGACGTCGACAACGGCTTCACCGCGCTCTACGTCGTCTCCGCCGACCGGCGCCAGCAGATCGCCAAGCTGACCAAGCTGGCCAAGGAGGTCGACGAGGTCTTCCTCGCCACCGATGAGGACCGCGAGGGCGAGGCGATCGCCTGGCACCTGGTCGAGACGCTCAAGCCCAAGGTGCCGGTCAAGCGGATGGTCTTCCACGAGATCACCAAGCCGGCCATCCAGGCGGCCGTGGCCAACCCGAGGGAGATCGACCGGCACCTGGTCGACGCTCAGGAAGCCCGCCGGATCCTTGATCGGCTGTACGGATACGAGGTTTCCCCGGTTCTGTGGAAGAAGGTCATGCCGCGGCTGTCGGCCGGCCGGGTGCAGTCCGTGGCGACCCGGATCGTGGTCGAGCGGGAGCGCCAGCGGATGGCGTTCCGCACCGCCGAGTACTGGGACATCCTGGCCACCCTGGCGGTCGACGCCAAGGACGTCGGCGAGGGCCCGCGTACCTTCCACGCCACCCTCGTCGCCCTCGGCGGTGACCGGATCGCCACCGGCAAGGACTTCGAGGCGACCACCGGCCGGGTCAAGCCGGGTGCGTCCGTGGTCCACCTCGACGGCGACGGCGCCCGCGGGCTGGCCGCCCGCCTCGACGGCCGGCCGTTCACCGTCACCCGGGTCGAGGAGAAGCCCTACCGGCGCCGGCCGTACGCGCCGTTCATCACCTCGACGCTGCAGCAGGAGGCGGCCCGCAAGCTGCGGTTCTCGTCACAGCAGACGATGCGCACGGCGCAGCGGCTCTACGAGAACGGCTACATCACCTACATGCGTACCGACTCGGTCAACCTGTCGGAGACCGCGATCATCGCGGCCCGCCGGCAGATCACCGAGCTGTACGGCGCGGGCAGCGTTCCGCCGGAGCCGCGTCGCTACACGGGCAAGGTCAAGAACGCCCAGGAGGCGCACGAGGCGATCCGTCCGGCCGGCGACAACTTCCGCACCCCGGGCGAGGTGGCGAACGAGCTGTCGGCCGAGGAGAACAAGCTCTACGAGCTCATCTGGCGGCGCACGATCGCCTCCCAGATGACCGACGCCGTCGGCATGTCGGTCTCGGTACGGATCCGCGCCGTGTCGACCGCCGGCGAGGAGGCCGATTTCGGCGCGACCGGCAAGACGATCACCGAGCCGGGCTTCCTCAAGGCGTACGTCGAGTCCAGCGACGACGAGAGCGCCGAGGCCGAGGACGCCGAGCGCCGGCTGCCGAAGCTGGCCAAGGACCAGCCGCTCACCGCCGACGAACTGGCTCCGACCGGGCACCACACCTCGCCGCCGTCGCGTTACACGGAGGCGTCGCTGGTCAAGGCGCTGGAGGAGCTGGGCATCGGCCGGCCCTCGACGTACGCGTCGATCATGCAGACCATCCAGGACCGTGGTTACGTCGTCAAGCGCGGCCAGGCGCTGATCCCGTCGTTCCTGGCGTTCGCCGTGGTCGGACTGCTGGAGCGGCACTATCCGCGGCTGGTCGACTACAACTTCACCGCGGCGATGGAGAACCAGCTCGACGAGATCGCCGGCGGTGACTCGGCCGCGGTCGACTTCCTCACCTCGTTCTACTTCGGCAGCGAGGTGGCCGGCGACGACTCGATCGCCCGGGCCGGCGGCCTGAAGCGGCTGGTCACCGAGAACCTCAGCGAGATCGACGCGCGCAGCGTCAACTCGATCCCGTTGTTCCGCGACGACGAGGGCCGCGACGTGGTGGTCCGGGTCGGCCGCTACGGGCCGTACCTGCAGCGGGCGTTGCCAGGGGCGGAGGCGGCGCCGGCCGCCGAGGGCGAGGGCGGCGAGGGGCCGGCCGGTGACCGGACGTCCATCCCGGAGGGGGTGGCACCGGACGAGCTGACCCCGGAGAAGGTCAACGAACTGTTCCTCGGCGGGGGCGGCGAGCGCAAGCTGGGCGAGCACCCCGACACCGGTGAGCCGATCGTGCTCAAGTCCGGCCGCTTCGGCCCGTACGTCTCCAGCGGGGACCGCAACGCCTCGCTGTTCAAGTCGCAGTCGCCGGAATCGCTGACGCTCGCCGAGGCGCTGCGCCTGCTGAGCCTGCCCCGGCTCGTCGGGAAGGATCCGGAGGGCGCCGAGATCTTCGCGGCGACCGGCCGCTACGGCCCGTACGTCAAGCGTGGCGAAGACTTCCGCTCGCTCGACTCCGACGACAAGATCTTCACCGTCGCCCTGGACGAGGCGCTGGCTCTGCTGGCCGCGCCGAAGACCCGGCAGCGTCGGGCCGCCGCCCCGCCGCTGCGCGAGATGGGCGTCGACCCGCTGACCGACAAGCCGCTGGTCATCAAGGACGGCCGGTTCGGGCCCTACGTGACCGACGGCGAGACCAACGCCTCGCTGCGCCGGGGGCAGACGCCGGAGGCGCTGACCATCGAGCAGGCGTCGGAGATGCTGTCGGAGAAGCGGGCCAAGGGGCCGGCGCCGAAGAAGACCACGGCGAAGAAGGCGGCCCCGAAGAAGGCGACGGCCGACGGCGGCACGCCGGCGAAGAAGGCGGCACCGCGCAAGGCGGCGAAGAAGGCCACGGCGAAGAAGGCGGCGCCGGCCAAGAAGGCCGCACCGAGGAAGGCGTCCACCGGGCAACCGGCCACGGAGTGA